In Mesorhizobium sp. M9A.F.Ca.ET.002.03.1.2, the DNA window CGCGGCAATGAGGAAGACGAACAGCGCGGCGAAGATCGCAAGGTGATGGCGTGGCATGCCTGCGGCGCCAACGGATGTGATGGCTGCCATGGCGATTGGGTTGGTGTCGATTGCCATCACGCGCTCCGCCCAAACAGGCCGGCGGGCTTGACCAGCAGCACGAGCGCCATGATGACAAAGATCACCACGGCCGAGCCTTCCGGATAGAACACGCGGGTCAGCCCCTCAATCAGCCCGAGCCCGAAGCCGGTGAGGATCGAGCCCAGGATCGAGCCCATGCCGCCGATGACGACAACGGCGAAGACGACAATGATCAGGTCTGCCCCCATGTTCGGATTGACTGCGTATATCGGCGCGGCGAGCACGCCGGCGAAACCCGCGAGTGCGACACCGAAACCATATGTAAGCGTGACCAGCAGCGGCACGTTGATGCCGAACACACCGACCATGGTCGGGTTCTCGGTCGCTGCCCTGAGATAGGCGCCAAGCCGGGTCTTTTCGATGATGAACCAGGTCGCGAGGCACACGATCAGTGAAGCCAAAATCACCCAGGCGCGCGAATTGGGCAGGTACATGAAGCCAAGATTGTGCCCCCCGGTAAGAAGCGGCGGCGGCGGGTAAGGCAGGCCGGATACGCCGAAAAACTGGCGGAAGAAGCCGACGATGATCAGCGCCAGGCCGAAAGTGAGAAGCAGCCCGTAGAGATGGTCGAGATGATAGAGCCGTCGGATCAGGACGCGCTCGAGGACGATGCCGGTGACGCCGACGATCGGCGGGACGATGAGCACAGCCCACCAGTAACCGACGCCGAGATAGTTGAGCAGCATCCAGGCGCCGAAGGCGCCCAGCATGTACTGCGCGCCATGCGTGAAGTTGATGATGTTCAAGAGACCGAAGATGACCGCCAGCCCAAGGCTCAGAACCGCATAAAAGGACCCGTTGATCAGCCCGAGCAGCAACTGGCCGAACAGGACTTGCGGCGGAATTCCAAGGAGTTCGAACATGGTCGCTCCAGTTGATTTGTCTATGAAAGGACGCGCCGAGCGGCTCGGCGCGTCGTTGGCGAGGTGCGTTTACTTGACGAGCGGACAGTCGCCGTCGGCGAGCGGGCGGAACGCCTTGTCGGCCGGAATGGTGGCCACAGTCTCGAAATAATCCCATGCCCCTTTCGATTGGTCCGGCTTCTTGACGCGGAACAGATACATGTCGTGCAGCTTGCGCCCGTCCGCGCGGATCGTACCCTTGCCGAACAGTGGATCGTCCGTCGGCATTTCCTTCATCTTGGCCATCACCTTGGCCGCATCCTTGTCGCCAACGGCCTCGACGGCCTTGAGATAATGCAGGACCGAAGCGTAGACTCCGGCCTCGATCATCGAAGGCTTCTGTCCGGCATTCCGCTCCTGGAAGCGGGCAGAGAATTCACGCGTTTGATCGTTCATGTCCCAGTAGAACGCGCCG includes these proteins:
- a CDS encoding branched-chain amino acid ABC transporter permease — protein: MFELLGIPPQVLFGQLLLGLINGSFYAVLSLGLAVIFGLLNIINFTHGAQYMLGAFGAWMLLNYLGVGYWWAVLIVPPIVGVTGIVLERVLIRRLYHLDHLYGLLLTFGLALIIVGFFRQFFGVSGLPYPPPPLLTGGHNLGFMYLPNSRAWVILASLIVCLATWFIIEKTRLGAYLRAATENPTMVGVFGINVPLLVTLTYGFGVALAGFAGVLAAPIYAVNPNMGADLIIVVFAVVVIGGMGSILGSILTGFGLGLIEGLTRVFYPEGSAVVIFVIMALVLLVKPAGLFGRSA